In one Prochlorococcus marinus XMU1404 genomic region, the following are encoded:
- a CDS encoding DNA helicase — MLEILSHQYLKNFLRYQTINWEHIYSFGRIISKSIENDSTYLINSEIFSTDDWLPPILISLFLKEEDSTFILSEEKIQFISQCLINKFKNLGFNFILKNNVILLANHKVRLITIQDLLNDPNSLNLKNHRIVYSGIEGIKQDLNNHFRISLIKKDWTKNFKEFESINQNFIKVYDSLKKKFFMRRVLGNCYINLDEKEISFFSNFFQENSFFSDKFLSVNKALSQGWACWVKLNDKNLDWKLYLQPIDELSQSKEFFSNNKFVFLSSLRKDNFFQMYFKKHSLDIDLVINFKSNFEEKKISLYIPSKQLLPNNPLFTNSILDKCKKLLLFRKDLTLFLSDDINLKINLATELASIYGKRVLLERIPSRSNNILCSSYDWWIINSDLIQIPKQIIIPLLPIPSMSEPINAIIVSYNKKLSQDWFRDFFLPQARIKLERSISPLRRNSGKLIILDGRVNKRYWGRLLLQDIQPSKQINYMLPFD, encoded by the coding sequence ATGCTTGAAATTTTAAGTCATCAATATTTAAAAAATTTTTTGAGATATCAAACTATTAATTGGGAACACATATATTCTTTTGGTAGGATAATTTCTAAGTCTATTGAAAATGATTCTACATATCTAATTAATTCAGAAATTTTCTCTACTGATGATTGGTTGCCTCCAATTTTGATTTCTCTATTTTTAAAAGAAGAAGATTCAACTTTTATTTTATCTGAAGAAAAAATTCAATTTATAAGCCAATGTTTGATAAATAAATTTAAAAATCTAGGTTTTAATTTTATTTTAAAAAATAATGTAATATTATTGGCAAATCATAAGGTTCGCTTGATAACAATCCAAGATTTACTTAATGATCCCAATTCTCTTAATCTTAAAAATCATCGAATAGTTTATTCTGGAATTGAGGGCATAAAACAAGATCTAAATAATCATTTTCGGATTTCGTTAATAAAAAAGGATTGGACAAAGAATTTTAAAGAATTTGAATCTATCAATCAAAATTTTATTAAAGTATACGATTCTTTGAAGAAAAAGTTCTTCATGAGGAGGGTCTTAGGAAATTGTTATATTAATTTAGATGAAAAAGAAATAAGTTTTTTTTCAAACTTTTTTCAAGAAAATTCTTTTTTTTCTGATAAATTTTTAAGCGTTAACAAAGCACTCTCTCAAGGTTGGGCATGCTGGGTAAAATTAAACGATAAAAATTTAGATTGGAAATTGTATTTGCAGCCAATAGATGAACTTTCTCAAAGCAAAGAATTTTTTTCTAATAATAAATTTGTCTTTTTATCATCTTTGAGAAAAGATAACTTTTTCCAAATGTATTTTAAAAAGCATAGTTTAGATATTGACTTGGTTATTAATTTTAAAAGTAATTTTGAAGAGAAAAAGATTTCATTATATATACCCTCTAAACAGTTGCTTCCCAATAATCCTTTGTTCACAAACTCAATCTTAGATAAATGTAAAAAGTTACTACTTTTTAGAAAGGATTTAACTTTATTTTTGTCTGATGATATTAATTTAAAAATTAATCTTGCTACTGAATTAGCTTCTATTTACGGGAAGAGGGTCTTGCTAGAGAGAATTCCCTCACGTAGTAATAATATTCTCTGCTCTAGTTATGATTGGTGGATTATAAATTCTGATTTAATACAAATTCCAAAACAAATTATCATTCCTTTACTTCCGATTCCTAGTATGTCTGAACCTATTAATGCAATTATAGTTTCTTATAATAAAAAGCTTTCCCAAGATTGGTTTAGAGACTTTTTTCTTCCTCAAGCCAGAATAAAACTTGAAAGATCTATTTCACCTTTAAGAAGAAATTCAGGTAAATTAATTATTCTAGACGGAAGAGTAAATAAAAGATATTGGGGAAGATTACTTTTGCAGGACATTCAACCCTCAAAACAAATTAACTATATGCTACCTTTTGATTAG
- a CDS encoding LdpA C-terminal domain-containing domain has product MIKTKYKKDKWIKLICGASNEDIVAIEDLCAIYTAAGVDYIDVAAEESIVNAAKKGIGWAKAIFKNSPGLMISISDGKDIHFRKAKFDPIKCPPNCPRPCEKVCPTFAIDNFGIKESKCYGCGRCINSCPLNLISEYEYNLSKDDLASTLQKIKPDAVEIHTEINRIDAFAKVADILKNSETKLEKISISCGLNQSVKKTQEPEDLLKALWERYEILNELNIPLIWQLDGRPMSGDIAPNTSRDTVKLFERIGSYLPPGLIQLAGGTNDKTYEFLKSSNLPDGIAFGSSARKIMQPLIEIAHKNNKRLYEDHERMDFAIKKAQKFLKPWKSS; this is encoded by the coding sequence TTGATTAAAACTAAATACAAAAAAGATAAATGGATTAAATTAATTTGTGGTGCCAGTAATGAAGATATTGTTGCTATTGAAGATTTATGTGCAATTTATACCGCAGCTGGTGTTGATTACATAGATGTTGCCGCTGAAGAATCTATAGTTAATGCCGCAAAAAAAGGGATCGGATGGGCAAAAGCAATCTTCAAAAACTCTCCTGGATTAATGATAAGCATTAGTGATGGTAAAGATATCCACTTTCGCAAAGCGAAATTTGATCCAATAAAATGCCCACCCAATTGCCCAAGACCATGCGAAAAAGTATGCCCCACTTTTGCAATTGATAATTTTGGTATCAAAGAGAGTAAATGTTATGGGTGTGGAAGATGTATAAATAGTTGCCCCCTAAATCTAATTAGTGAATATGAATATAATTTGTCAAAAGATGATTTAGCATCAACACTTCAAAAAATAAAGCCCGATGCAGTAGAAATTCATACAGAAATAAATCGCATAGACGCTTTTGCAAAAGTGGCAGATATACTTAAAAATTCTGAAACAAAATTGGAAAAAATATCTATTAGTTGCGGATTAAATCAATCGGTAAAAAAAACTCAAGAGCCCGAAGATCTTTTGAAAGCTCTTTGGGAAAGATATGAGATTCTTAATGAGCTAAATATTCCCCTTATTTGGCAGTTAGATGGAAGGCCAATGTCAGGAGATATTGCTCCAAATACCAGTAGAGACACTGTTAAGTTGTTTGAAAGAATTGGGTCATATCTTCCACCAGGCTTAATTCAATTAGCAGGGGGGACAAATGATAAAACTTATGAATTTTTGAAGTCAAGTAATCTTCCTGATGGAATAGCATTTGGAAGTTCTGCAAGAAAGATTATGCAGCCCCTTATTGAAATTGCTCACAAAAATAATAAAAGACTATACGAAGATCATGAAAGAATGGATTTTGCAATCAAAAAAGCTCAGAAATTCCTAAAGCCATGGAAATCTAGCTAG
- the ndhN gene encoding NAD(P)H-quinone oxidoreductase subunit N — MPLLLTGKKFHNDLTINKCLAIFTPLEGGYETRLLRRMRAKGFKTFITSARGLGDPEVFLLKLHGVRPPHLGHQSVGRNGALGEVQQVIPQASELFNENDKDKLLWLLEGQILSQSELESLIEICTKDNKLKIVVEMGGSRKLEWKSLNEYILDEF; from the coding sequence ATGCCATTACTTCTCACAGGAAAAAAGTTTCATAACGATTTAACAATTAACAAATGTCTTGCAATCTTTACTCCTCTTGAAGGAGGTTATGAAACTCGTCTTTTGAGGAGAATGAGAGCCAAAGGCTTTAAAACTTTTATAACCTCAGCAAGAGGACTGGGAGATCCAGAAGTATTCTTGCTCAAATTACACGGCGTTAGACCACCTCATCTTGGTCATCAAAGCGTAGGAAGAAACGGAGCGCTCGGGGAAGTTCAACAAGTAATCCCACAGGCTTCTGAGTTATTTAATGAAAATGATAAGGATAAACTACTATGGTTGTTAGAAGGTCAAATATTGTCTCAATCTGAATTAGAGAGCCTAATCGAGATTTGCACTAAAGATAATAAATTAAAAATTGTTGTTGAGATGGGAGGTTCAAGGAAACTTGAATGGAAGTCATTAAATGAGTATATTTTGGATGAATTTTAA
- a CDS encoding HAD family hydrolase, with protein sequence MSNQKIFLFDFDGVIVDGMNEYWHSSLLACEKYLNSPTIKVDQKLYKKVPNTFKEIRPWVKYGWEMVVIVHEIIKKENQLNNFNKDDFINKYHQNCQRILKDNCWLAEDLQEILDQSREYQIEKDFEKWVNLHNPFFEVINFMEEIRKSEIKTGIITTKGKRFAEKILTQLNIFSEFVFGYESGTKTKIVEKLNQTYEILGFIEDRKKTLIDIKQNKETSNINCFLADWGYLKDSDRYNLNNGIKLLKIENLEQLVAI encoded by the coding sequence GTGTCTAATCAAAAAATATTTCTATTTGATTTTGATGGAGTCATAGTTGATGGAATGAATGAATATTGGCATAGTTCTCTACTGGCCTGTGAAAAATATTTAAATTCACCAACCATCAAGGTTGATCAAAAATTATATAAAAAAGTACCAAATACTTTTAAAGAAATTAGGCCTTGGGTTAAATATGGTTGGGAAATGGTTGTAATAGTTCATGAAATTATAAAAAAAGAAAATCAACTAAACAATTTCAATAAAGACGATTTCATCAATAAATATCATCAAAATTGTCAGAGAATATTAAAAGATAATTGTTGGCTTGCAGAAGACTTACAAGAAATATTAGATCAATCCCGCGAGTACCAAATTGAAAAAGATTTTGAAAAGTGGGTGAATTTACATAATCCATTTTTTGAAGTTATAAATTTTATGGAAGAAATAAGGAAAAGCGAAATAAAAACTGGAATAATAACAACAAAAGGGAAAAGATTTGCAGAAAAAATTCTTACACAATTAAATATTTTTTCAGAATTTGTTTTTGGCTATGAATCCGGAACAAAAACCAAAATAGTTGAAAAACTTAATCAAACTTATGAAATTTTAGGTTTCATAGAAGATAGAAAAAAAACTCTAATTGACATTAAACAAAATAAAGAGACTTCAAATATAAATTGCTTCTTAGCTGATTGGGGATATTTAAAAGATTCTGATAGATATAATTTAAATAACGGAATTAAATTATTAAAGATAGAAAATCTAGAGCAATTAGTTGCAATTTGA
- the crtD gene encoding C-3',4' desaturase CrtD: protein MRKSEVVVVGAGIAGLTSAAILSKQGLSVTLIESHVQSGGCAGTFKRKNYIFDVGATQVAGLERGGIHSRIFDFLDIPSPEATILDPACIVDFNDDSKPIQIWHDKKKWIAEQEMQFPGSRNFWKLCSLIHQSNWIFANNNPVLPIRNFWDFSQLFKALVPSNLITGILLKSTIFDLLRICGLSKNKRLIKFLNLQLKLYSQEDVYSTAALYGSTVLQMCQKPHGLWHLTKSMQSLSEALESSLRKTGVNLIFGQKVDSINFDELNKCWKISAKSKKNSFVYQAKDLIYTAPPQALLKHFKEPLDRKQNYKKRLNNLPDPSGAIVFYSALKKEHIKKIFSNHYQFVSHEFGSLFVSISEDGDGRAPKGEVTLIASIFTETKDWFNLDKQSYLKRKNDCLEKISLELESYFDIDSENWLHRELATPLGFQKWTNRPNGIVGGLGQNPDLFGLFGLSSRTPFEGLWLCGDSIYPGEGTAGVSQSALMVSRQILASKGIVNFNL, encoded by the coding sequence ATGAGAAAGTCTGAAGTTGTTGTTGTTGGCGCTGGTATAGCGGGACTAACTTCTGCAGCAATTTTATCAAAACAAGGATTATCGGTTACTTTAATCGAATCTCATGTTCAGTCAGGAGGTTGTGCAGGCACTTTTAAAAGAAAAAATTATATTTTCGATGTTGGTGCAACTCAAGTTGCTGGACTAGAGCGAGGAGGAATACATTCAAGAATTTTTGATTTTTTAGATATTCCATCCCCTGAAGCTACTATTTTAGACCCTGCTTGCATAGTTGATTTTAATGATGACAGTAAACCAATACAAATTTGGCATGACAAAAAGAAATGGATTGCTGAACAAGAAATGCAATTTCCAGGAAGTCGTAATTTTTGGAAACTATGCTCGTTAATCCATCAAAGTAATTGGATATTTGCTAACAATAATCCAGTATTGCCAATAAGAAATTTCTGGGATTTTTCGCAACTTTTTAAAGCACTAGTTCCATCAAACCTAATAACAGGGATTTTACTTAAATCTACTATTTTTGATTTATTGCGTATTTGTGGATTATCTAAGAACAAGCGCTTGATTAAATTTTTAAACCTTCAACTAAAACTCTATTCACAGGAAGATGTCTATAGTACAGCTGCATTATATGGCTCAACCGTTCTTCAGATGTGTCAAAAGCCACATGGCCTTTGGCATCTTACAAAATCTATGCAGTCTTTAAGTGAAGCATTAGAAAGTTCCTTACGTAAAACTGGTGTTAATTTAATTTTTGGCCAAAAAGTTGATTCTATAAATTTTGACGAATTAAATAAATGTTGGAAAATATCTGCCAAATCAAAAAAAAATTCTTTTGTTTATCAAGCAAAAGATTTAATTTATACTGCACCTCCTCAGGCATTGTTAAAGCATTTTAAGGAACCTTTAGATAGAAAACAAAATTATAAAAAGCGACTTAATAATTTACCTGATCCAAGTGGAGCTATAGTTTTTTATTCAGCATTAAAAAAAGAACATATTAAGAAAATTTTTTCTAATCATTATCAATTTGTTTCACATGAATTTGGTTCGTTATTTGTATCAATTAGCGAAGATGGGGATGGAAGAGCACCGAAAGGTGAGGTGACTTTAATAGCGAGTATTTTTACTGAGACCAAAGATTGGTTTAATTTAGATAAACAAAGTTATTTAAAGAGGAAAAATGATTGTCTAGAAAAAATATCGCTCGAATTGGAAAGTTATTTTGATATTGATTCTGAAAATTGGCTTCATAGGGAATTAGCGACTCCATTGGGATTTCAAAAATGGACAAATAGACCTAATGGAATTGTAGGAGGACTTGGTCAAAATCCTGATCTTTTTGGCTTATTTGGATTATCTAGTAGGACTCCTTTTGAAGGTTTATGGCTATGTGGGGATTCAATTTATCCAGGAGAGGGAACAGCAGGTGTGAGTCAGTCTGCATTAATGGTTTCGAGGCAAATATTAGCTTCTAAAGGTATAGTTAATTTTAATCTATAA
- the rplD gene encoding 50S ribosomal protein L4, whose protein sequence is MTTIETLKWDGKKSGTTTLDLSVAKDTSSADLIHRAVLRQLANKRQGTASTLTRSEVRGGGRKPYKQKGTGRARQGSIRTPLRPGGGIIFGPKPRSYNIDMNRKERRLALRTALMSRLSDIKAVEDFGSTLKAPKTSDIINGLARLGIQKTEKVLVILESPSDVIKKSINNIEKVKLIAADQLNVFDILNANKLVIGQSAINKIQEVYAS, encoded by the coding sequence ATGACAACAATCGAAACTCTTAAGTGGGATGGTAAAAAATCAGGCACAACTACTCTTGATTTATCAGTTGCTAAAGATACTTCTTCAGCAGACTTAATTCATAGAGCAGTCCTTAGGCAGTTAGCAAATAAAAGGCAAGGGACCGCATCAACCTTAACGAGATCTGAAGTACGTGGGGGCGGTAGAAAGCCATACAAACAGAAAGGTACAGGAAGAGCTCGTCAAGGATCAATAAGGACACCATTAAGACCTGGTGGCGGAATTATTTTTGGACCTAAGCCACGTTCTTACAATATTGATATGAATCGTAAGGAACGTAGATTAGCTCTTAGAACAGCACTTATGTCAAGATTATCTGATATAAAGGCTGTTGAAGATTTTGGATCTACTCTAAAGGCGCCTAAAACAAGTGACATTATCAATGGCCTTGCTCGATTAGGAATACAAAAAACTGAAAAAGTTTTGGTTATTCTTGAAAGCCCCTCCGATGTAATAAAAAAATCCATAAATAATATTGAAAAAGTAAAATTAATCGCCGCTGATCAATTAAATGTATTTGATATTCTAAATGCTAATAAATTGGTAATAGGTCAATCAGCGATAAATAAAATTCAGGAGGTTTATGCATCATGA
- a CDS encoding CAAD domain-containing protein, whose product MSENTPESNQDSGSATSSETKSFSDKYSDAMGKVNETLGKVDWTQMGKYGKAAGIIAVVVIAQIIIKVIIDTINFFPILPGLLELLGVIVVGQWSWQNLRTSENREAVLDKVQNLKKTYLG is encoded by the coding sequence ATGAGTGAAAACACACCAGAGTCAAACCAAGACTCCGGCTCCGCTACAAGCTCAGAAACTAAAAGCTTTTCAGACAAGTACTCTGATGCCATGGGAAAAGTTAATGAAACCCTTGGTAAAGTTGATTGGACTCAAATGGGGAAGTATGGCAAAGCAGCAGGCATTATTGCTGTAGTCGTAATAGCTCAAATAATAATTAAAGTTATTATTGATACGATTAACTTTTTCCCCATTCTTCCAGGTTTACTAGAACTACTTGGCGTTATTGTTGTCGGTCAATGGAGCTGGCAGAATCTTCGTACAAGTGAAAATCGTGAAGCTGTTTTAGATAAGGTTCAAAATTTAAAAAAGACATATCTAGGTTAA
- a CDS encoding fructosamine kinase family protein, translating into MQKLSPIEISEICDQLGEAFPKSIKQIHGGNIHNAWQIEFSDKKLFLKRNNRDKKLLEFEKSCLQNLRRFINEKNLVVPEVIAYKTINDVEILLIEWINMQSFDQTKLGKGLGEMHLNSTESNPEMYGYPIEGFIGITDQKKGWEKSWIDCFLNLRIMPQLSILKSNVLDEATINIVKEKIKLELLNHKPTNALVHGDLWSGNVGIDKSGKGVIFDPASWWADNEVDIAMTRLFGGFRKEFYDEYHKIIPMKERFENRITIYNFYHILNHANIFGGSYLNQVKNYVKTIINF; encoded by the coding sequence ATGCAAAAATTATCACCTATTGAAATTAGCGAAATTTGTGATCAATTAGGTGAAGCCTTTCCCAAAAGTATTAAACAAATACATGGAGGCAATATTCACAATGCCTGGCAAATAGAATTCTCAGACAAAAAATTATTTCTTAAAAGAAATAATAGAGACAAGAAACTTCTTGAATTTGAAAAATCTTGTCTTCAAAATTTGAGAAGGTTTATTAATGAAAAGAACTTAGTTGTTCCTGAAGTTATCGCATATAAAACTATAAACGATGTAGAAATCCTTTTAATTGAATGGATAAATATGCAAAGCTTTGATCAGACAAAACTTGGAAAAGGTTTGGGAGAAATGCATTTAAATTCAACTGAGTCTAATCCGGAAATGTATGGGTATCCGATTGAAGGTTTTATTGGCATAACAGATCAAAAAAAAGGTTGGGAAAAAAGTTGGATAGATTGTTTTCTAAACTTACGAATAATGCCCCAATTATCAATACTTAAATCAAATGTTCTAGACGAAGCAACCATAAATATAGTTAAAGAAAAAATTAAATTAGAATTACTAAATCATAAGCCAACAAATGCTCTTGTGCATGGAGATTTATGGTCAGGAAATGTAGGTATAGACAAAAGTGGTAAAGGGGTTATTTTTGACCCTGCATCATGGTGGGCAGATAATGAGGTGGATATTGCTATGACTAGATTGTTTGGTGGTTTTAGAAAGGAATTTTATGACGAGTATCATAAAATTATTCCTATGAAAGAGAGATTCGAAAATAGAATTACTATTTACAATTTTTATCACATATTGAATCATGCCAATATTTTTGGCGGATCGTATTTGAATCAAGTCAAAAATTATGTAAAAACAATCATCAATTTTTAA
- the recA gene encoding recombinase RecA — MSLEEKKNTESKEKDKALSLVLGQIERNFGRGSIMRLGDASRMKVETISTGALTLDLALGGGYPKGRVVEVYGPESSGKTTLTLHAIAEVQKNGGVAAFVDAEHALDPVYAASLGVDVENLLVSQPDTGEMALEIVDQLIRSSAVDLVVVDSVAALTPRAEIEGEMGDHVIGSQARLMSQAMRKITGNIGKSGCTVIFLNQLRLKIGVTYGNPETTTGGNALKFYASVRLDIRRIQTLKRGTEEYGIRAKVKVAKNKVAPPFRIAEFDILFGKGISTTGCLLDLAEETNIIIRRGAWYSYEGENIGQGRDNTIIWLDQNLEIRNKVESMVKEKLTEGTEVSSNSMKAINSNPSNTIAVNDIKTVA; from the coding sequence ATGAGTCTTGAAGAAAAGAAAAACACTGAATCAAAAGAAAAAGACAAAGCATTAAGTCTCGTATTAGGTCAAATAGAAAGAAATTTTGGACGCGGATCAATAATGAGACTTGGTGACGCATCAAGAATGAAAGTAGAAACAATATCTACTGGAGCACTCACCTTAGATTTAGCATTAGGAGGAGGATATCCAAAAGGAAGAGTAGTAGAAGTTTACGGGCCAGAAAGCTCAGGAAAAACTACATTAACGCTTCACGCGATTGCAGAAGTCCAAAAAAATGGAGGAGTAGCTGCGTTTGTAGATGCTGAGCATGCACTTGATCCAGTTTATGCAGCCTCTTTAGGAGTTGATGTTGAAAATTTACTGGTTTCACAGCCAGACACTGGTGAAATGGCTCTAGAAATAGTTGATCAGCTTATAAGATCGAGTGCTGTAGATCTTGTTGTTGTTGACTCAGTAGCAGCACTAACTCCAAGAGCAGAGATAGAAGGAGAGATGGGAGATCATGTAATTGGAAGCCAAGCAAGACTGATGAGTCAAGCAATGAGAAAAATAACTGGAAATATTGGCAAGTCTGGATGTACGGTAATATTCCTAAATCAATTACGACTAAAAATCGGCGTTACATACGGCAATCCAGAAACAACAACAGGAGGAAATGCATTAAAATTCTACGCCTCAGTGAGACTTGATATCAGAAGGATCCAAACTCTTAAAAGGGGTACAGAAGAATACGGCATAAGAGCAAAAGTAAAAGTAGCAAAAAACAAAGTTGCGCCACCATTTAGAATTGCAGAGTTTGATATCCTCTTCGGAAAAGGTATTAGTACGACAGGATGCTTATTAGATTTAGCAGAAGAAACTAACATCATAATAAGGAGAGGCGCTTGGTATAGTTATGAAGGAGAGAATATTGGGCAAGGAAGAGATAATACAATTATTTGGCTTGATCAAAACTTAGAAATTAGAAATAAAGTAGAATCTATGGTTAAAGAAAAATTAACTGAAGGCACTGAAGTCAGTTCTAATTCAATGAAAGCAATAAATAGCAATCCTTCTAATACAATCGCTGTTAATGATATAAAAACAGTAGCTTAG
- the rplC gene encoding 50S ribosomal protein L3 yields the protein MSIGILGKKLGMSQLFDDKGNSIPVTLIEAGPCRVTQLKTTSLDGYTAVQIGFGLSKEKHISKPEKGHLLKSGEELLKHLKEYRVEENSSYEIGNQITVKNFEVGQKVDISGKSMGRGFAGYQKRHGFSRGPMSHGSKNHRAPGSTGAGTTPGRIYPGKRMAGRYGGKQITTKGLLVLKIDDQKNLLVVKGSVPGKPGSIVNIKPNNVVGKKGGEKS from the coding sequence ATGTCTATAGGAATTTTAGGAAAGAAATTGGGTATGTCCCAACTTTTCGACGACAAAGGTAATTCGATACCAGTTACTCTCATTGAAGCTGGTCCTTGCCGTGTCACTCAATTGAAAACTACCTCTTTGGATGGTTATACAGCCGTTCAGATAGGTTTTGGTTTGTCCAAAGAGAAGCATATAAGTAAGCCTGAAAAGGGACATTTGTTGAAATCAGGTGAAGAACTTTTAAAGCATTTGAAAGAATATAGGGTTGAAGAAAATTCATCTTATGAAATTGGAAATCAAATAACTGTTAAAAACTTTGAGGTTGGTCAAAAAGTTGATATCAGTGGCAAATCTATGGGAAGAGGTTTTGCTGGTTATCAGAAAAGACATGGTTTTAGCAGAGGTCCTATGAGTCATGGTTCAAAAAATCATAGAGCACCTGGATCTACAGGAGCAGGAACAACTCCAGGCAGAATTTATCCTGGGAAAAGAATGGCAGGCAGATATGGAGGAAAACAGATAACTACTAAAGGTTTATTAGTTCTAAAAATTGATGATCAGAAAAATTTGCTTGTAGTAAAGGGTTCTGTCCCAGGTAAGCCAGGCTCAATTGTCAACATTAAACCAAACAATGTTGTAGGTAAAAAAGGAGGTGAAAAATCATGA
- a CDS encoding prephenate/arogenate dehydrogenase: protein MKIGIVGLGLIGGSLGLKLQSLDHTIYGIANNEFNEKKAKEKKLANFVSCDLSILKECELIILALPIKDLISPSQRLVASIPRGTIVTDVGSVKEPIVNKWEKLHPLFIGSHPMAGTEKKGVDSGFGDLFKQAKWIITPTQNSDLNALKTISDLIKSMDCEICQASPKEHDEAVSLISHLPIFLASALIETAHTKNNQSLLGLTQKLAATGFADTSRVGGGNEQLGLDLAMNNQINVLNSINNFKNKLNTLEALIKEKNWELLSKKLSGTKEIRKNFID, encoded by the coding sequence ATGAAGATTGGAATAGTAGGATTAGGTTTAATTGGCGGATCCTTAGGATTAAAACTCCAAAGTCTAGATCATACAATTTATGGAATAGCAAATAATGAATTTAATGAAAAAAAAGCTAAAGAAAAAAAGCTTGCCAATTTTGTTAGCTGTGATCTAAGCATATTAAAAGAATGTGAACTTATAATTTTAGCCTTGCCTATCAAAGATTTGATCAGTCCCTCGCAAAGATTAGTAGCATCAATACCACGAGGAACAATAGTTACTGATGTAGGCTCTGTTAAAGAACCAATTGTCAATAAATGGGAAAAATTACATCCTCTATTTATTGGCTCTCATCCAATGGCTGGAACAGAAAAAAAGGGGGTTGATTCAGGTTTTGGAGATCTTTTTAAACAAGCAAAGTGGATAATCACCCCTACACAAAATAGTGATTTGAATGCATTAAAAACTATTTCCGATCTAATAAAATCAATGGATTGTGAAATTTGCCAAGCTTCTCCAAAAGAGCATGATGAAGCAGTATCTCTAATTTCTCATTTGCCTATCTTTTTAGCCTCTGCACTTATTGAAACTGCACATACAAAAAATAATCAATCTTTATTAGGTCTCACACAAAAATTAGCCGCTACAGGCTTTGCTGACACTTCAAGAGTTGGAGGCGGTAATGAACAACTAGGCTTAGATTTAGCTATGAATAATCAGATTAATGTTTTAAACTCAATTAATAATTTTAAAAATAAGCTGAATACATTAGAAGCACTTATAAAAGAAAAAAATTGGGAGTTACTTTCTAAAAAACTATCTGGAACGAAAGAAATCAGAAAAAATTTTATAGATTAA
- a CDS encoding DUF2839 domain-containing protein, translating into MGEAKRRKTLGLPPKRNNTKTKFDNSPRLFEWLPITISQRDSLIKLSIKASWLGIGGLVILWIVVRFIGPAAGWWTLADSL; encoded by the coding sequence ATGGGAGAAGCAAAAAGACGTAAAACACTAGGATTACCTCCAAAAAGAAATAATACTAAAACTAAATTTGATAATTCTCCACGATTATTTGAATGGCTTCCTATTACAATATCTCAAAGAGATAGCTTGATTAAATTAAGTATTAAGGCTAGTTGGTTAGGAATTGGAGGTTTAGTGATTTTATGGATTGTAGTGAGATTTATAGGCCCTGCGGCTGGGTGGTGGACTTTGGCTGATTCGCTATAA